One stretch of Zingiber officinale cultivar Zhangliang chromosome 6B, Zo_v1.1, whole genome shotgun sequence DNA includes these proteins:
- the LOC121989213 gene encoding sodium/hydrogen exchanger 2-like isoform X1 — translation MALGLVTQHLARLGTLSATSDHASVVSINIFVALLCGCIVIGHLLEESRWINESITALVIGVCTGAVILLTTKGKSSHIFVFSEDLFFIYLLPPIIFNAGFQVKKKQFFRNFMTIMLFGAIGTLISFFTISLGAVALFRKMDIGSLDIGDFLAIGAIFSATDSVCTLQILNQDETPLLYSLVFGEGVVNDATSVVLFNAIQNFDLVHIDAIIILKFLANFGYLFLTSTLLGAFGGLLSAYIIKKLYIGRHSTDREVALMMLMAYLTYMLAELLDLSGILTVFFCGIVMSHYTWHNVTEGSRITTKHAFATLSFIAETFLFLYVGMDALDIEKWRFVSSSPGKSVQISLILLGLVLVGRAAFVFPLSFLSNLTKKSPDDRIVLKQQVTIWWAGLMRGAVSIALAYNQFARSGHTQLRGNAIMITSTISVVLFSTVVFGLMTKPLLSFLLPHNAKHFSSMSSDPSTPKSLLLPLMENGQASEDEIGEHVARPSNLRLLLTKPTHTVHHHWRKFDNAFMRPVFGGRGFVPFVPGSSSAQSLHGWS, via the exons ATGGCGCTGGGCTTGGTAACGCAACACCTCGCCCGCCTCGGCACACTGTCGGCGACGTCGGACCACGCTTCCGTCGTGTCCATCAACATCTTCGTCGCGCTGCTCTGCGGATGCATCGTCATCGGGCACCTTCTGGAGGAGAGCCGATGGATAAACGAGTCGATCACCGCCCTTGTGATC GGAGTTTGCACGGGGGCCGTCATTCTGCTGACGACCAAAGGGAAGAGCTCGCACATCTTCGTGTTTAGCGAAGATCTCTTCTTCATCTACCTTCTCCCTCCCATTATATTCAATGCCGG GTTCCAGGTAAAAAAGAAACAATTCTTCCGCAACTTCATGACAATCATGTTGTTCGGTGCAATTGGGACATTAATATCGTTTTTCACAATTTCCCTTG GAGCAGTTGCATTGTTCCGGAAAATGGATATTGGCTCATTGGATATTGGAGactttcttg CCATAGGTGCCATATTTTCTGCCACGGATTCTGTCTGCACCTTGCAG ATTCTTAATCAAGATGAAACACCTCTATTATATAGCTTGGTATTTGGTGAAGGAGTTGTTAATGATGCTACATCCGTTGTGCTCTTCAATGCAATTCAGAACTTTGATCTTGTTCACATCGATGCCATAATCATATTGAAATTTTTGGCAAACTTTGGATACCTGTTTCTCACCAGCACCCTCCTTGGAGCTTTT GGCGGACTGCTAAGTGCTTACATCATCAAGAAATTGTACATCGGAAG ACATTCTACTGATAGAGAAGTTGCTCTAATGATGCTCATGGCGTACTTGACATATATGTTGGCAGAA TTGTTGGATCTAAGCGGCATCCTCACAGTATTCTTCTGTGGGATAGTCATGTCACACTATACCTGGCATAATGTCACAGAGGGCTCCAGAATTACTACCAA GCATGCATTTGCCACATTATCCTTCATTGCAGaaacctttttatttctttatgttgGAATGGATGCGTTGGACATCGAAAAATGGAGGTTTGTTAGTAGCAG CCCTGGGAAATCAGTTCAGATCAGCTTGATCTTGTTAGGGCTAGTTTTGGTTGGTCGAGCTGCTTTTGTATTTCCACTCTCATTTCTATCCAACCTAACAAAGAAATCTCCAGACGATAGGATCGTTCTCAAACAGCAA GTTACAATATGGTGGGCAGGTCTCATGAGAGGTGCAGTGTCCATAGCACTTGCTTATAATCAG TTTGCAAGATCTGGACACACGCAACTGCGAGGAAATGCAATTATGATCACTAGCACTATCTCTGTTGTGCTCTTCAGCACTGTG GTTTTTGGATTGATGACGAAGCCGCTCTTGAGTTTCTTATTGCCACATAACGCAAAGCACTTTAGCAGCATGTCCTCTGATCCATCAACCCCCAAATCTCTCTTATTGCCGCTCATGGAGAATGGACAGGCCTCGGAAGATGAAATAGGGGAACATGTAGCTCGGCCATCCAATCTTAGACTGCTCCTGACAAAACCAACTCATACGGTTCATCACCATTGGCGGAAGTTTGATAATGCATTCATGCGTCCGGTTTTTGGTGGGAGAGGTTTTGTTCCATTTGTTCCTGGCTCCTCTAGTGCGCAGAGCCTCCATGGCTggagttaa
- the LOC121989213 gene encoding sodium/hydrogen exchanger 2-like isoform X2, whose translation MALGLVTQHLARLGTLSATSDHASVVSINIFVALLCGCIVIGHLLEESRWINESITALVIGVCTGAVILLTTKGKSSHIFVFSEDLFFIYLLPPIIFNAGFQVKKKQFFRNFMTIMLFGAIGTLISFFTISLGAVALFRKMDIGSLDIGDFLAIGAIFSATDSVCTLQILNQDETPLLYSLVFGEGVVNDATSVVLFNAIQNFDLVHIDAIIILKFLANFGYLFLTSTLLGAFGGLLSAYIIKKLYIGRHSTDREVALMMLMAYLTYMLAELLDLSGILTVFFCGIVMSHYTWHNVTEGSRITTNPGKSVQISLILLGLVLVGRAAFVFPLSFLSNLTKKSPDDRIVLKQQVTIWWAGLMRGAVSIALAYNQFARSGHTQLRGNAIMITSTISVVLFSTVVFGLMTKPLLSFLLPHNAKHFSSMSSDPSTPKSLLLPLMENGQASEDEIGEHVARPSNLRLLLTKPTHTVHHHWRKFDNAFMRPVFGGRGFVPFVPGSSSAQSLHGWS comes from the exons ATGGCGCTGGGCTTGGTAACGCAACACCTCGCCCGCCTCGGCACACTGTCGGCGACGTCGGACCACGCTTCCGTCGTGTCCATCAACATCTTCGTCGCGCTGCTCTGCGGATGCATCGTCATCGGGCACCTTCTGGAGGAGAGCCGATGGATAAACGAGTCGATCACCGCCCTTGTGATC GGAGTTTGCACGGGGGCCGTCATTCTGCTGACGACCAAAGGGAAGAGCTCGCACATCTTCGTGTTTAGCGAAGATCTCTTCTTCATCTACCTTCTCCCTCCCATTATATTCAATGCCGG GTTCCAGGTAAAAAAGAAACAATTCTTCCGCAACTTCATGACAATCATGTTGTTCGGTGCAATTGGGACATTAATATCGTTTTTCACAATTTCCCTTG GAGCAGTTGCATTGTTCCGGAAAATGGATATTGGCTCATTGGATATTGGAGactttcttg CCATAGGTGCCATATTTTCTGCCACGGATTCTGTCTGCACCTTGCAG ATTCTTAATCAAGATGAAACACCTCTATTATATAGCTTGGTATTTGGTGAAGGAGTTGTTAATGATGCTACATCCGTTGTGCTCTTCAATGCAATTCAGAACTTTGATCTTGTTCACATCGATGCCATAATCATATTGAAATTTTTGGCAAACTTTGGATACCTGTTTCTCACCAGCACCCTCCTTGGAGCTTTT GGCGGACTGCTAAGTGCTTACATCATCAAGAAATTGTACATCGGAAG ACATTCTACTGATAGAGAAGTTGCTCTAATGATGCTCATGGCGTACTTGACATATATGTTGGCAGAA TTGTTGGATCTAAGCGGCATCCTCACAGTATTCTTCTGTGGGATAGTCATGTCACACTATACCTGGCATAATGTCACAGAGGGCTCCAGAATTACTACCAA CCCTGGGAAATCAGTTCAGATCAGCTTGATCTTGTTAGGGCTAGTTTTGGTTGGTCGAGCTGCTTTTGTATTTCCACTCTCATTTCTATCCAACCTAACAAAGAAATCTCCAGACGATAGGATCGTTCTCAAACAGCAA GTTACAATATGGTGGGCAGGTCTCATGAGAGGTGCAGTGTCCATAGCACTTGCTTATAATCAG TTTGCAAGATCTGGACACACGCAACTGCGAGGAAATGCAATTATGATCACTAGCACTATCTCTGTTGTGCTCTTCAGCACTGTG GTTTTTGGATTGATGACGAAGCCGCTCTTGAGTTTCTTATTGCCACATAACGCAAAGCACTTTAGCAGCATGTCCTCTGATCCATCAACCCCCAAATCTCTCTTATTGCCGCTCATGGAGAATGGACAGGCCTCGGAAGATGAAATAGGGGAACATGTAGCTCGGCCATCCAATCTTAGACTGCTCCTGACAAAACCAACTCATACGGTTCATCACCATTGGCGGAAGTTTGATAATGCATTCATGCGTCCGGTTTTTGGTGGGAGAGGTTTTGTTCCATTTGTTCCTGGCTCCTCTAGTGCGCAGAGCCTCCATGGCTggagttaa
- the LOC121989213 gene encoding sodium/hydrogen exchanger 2-like isoform X3, whose protein sequence is MALGLVTQHLARLGTLSATSDHASVVSINIFVALLCGCIVIGHLLEESRWINESITALVIGVCTGAVILLTTKGKSSHIFVFSEDLFFIYLLPPIIFNAGFQVKKKQFFRNFMTIMLFGAIGTLISFFTISLGAVALFRKMDIGSLDIGDFLAIGAIFSATDSVCTLQILNQDETPLLYSLVFGEGVVNDATSVVLFNAIQNFDLVHIDAIIILKFLANFGYLFLTSTLLGAFGGLLSAYIIKKLYIGRHSTDREVALMMLMAYLTYMLAELLDLSGILTVFFCGIVMSHYTWHNVTEGSRITTKHAFATLSFIAETFLFLYVGMDALDIEKWRFVSSSPGKSVQISLILLGLVLVGRAAFVFPLSFLSNLTKKSPDDRIVLKQQVS, encoded by the exons ATGGCGCTGGGCTTGGTAACGCAACACCTCGCCCGCCTCGGCACACTGTCGGCGACGTCGGACCACGCTTCCGTCGTGTCCATCAACATCTTCGTCGCGCTGCTCTGCGGATGCATCGTCATCGGGCACCTTCTGGAGGAGAGCCGATGGATAAACGAGTCGATCACCGCCCTTGTGATC GGAGTTTGCACGGGGGCCGTCATTCTGCTGACGACCAAAGGGAAGAGCTCGCACATCTTCGTGTTTAGCGAAGATCTCTTCTTCATCTACCTTCTCCCTCCCATTATATTCAATGCCGG GTTCCAGGTAAAAAAGAAACAATTCTTCCGCAACTTCATGACAATCATGTTGTTCGGTGCAATTGGGACATTAATATCGTTTTTCACAATTTCCCTTG GAGCAGTTGCATTGTTCCGGAAAATGGATATTGGCTCATTGGATATTGGAGactttcttg CCATAGGTGCCATATTTTCTGCCACGGATTCTGTCTGCACCTTGCAG ATTCTTAATCAAGATGAAACACCTCTATTATATAGCTTGGTATTTGGTGAAGGAGTTGTTAATGATGCTACATCCGTTGTGCTCTTCAATGCAATTCAGAACTTTGATCTTGTTCACATCGATGCCATAATCATATTGAAATTTTTGGCAAACTTTGGATACCTGTTTCTCACCAGCACCCTCCTTGGAGCTTTT GGCGGACTGCTAAGTGCTTACATCATCAAGAAATTGTACATCGGAAG ACATTCTACTGATAGAGAAGTTGCTCTAATGATGCTCATGGCGTACTTGACATATATGTTGGCAGAA TTGTTGGATCTAAGCGGCATCCTCACAGTATTCTTCTGTGGGATAGTCATGTCACACTATACCTGGCATAATGTCACAGAGGGCTCCAGAATTACTACCAA GCATGCATTTGCCACATTATCCTTCATTGCAGaaacctttttatttctttatgttgGAATGGATGCGTTGGACATCGAAAAATGGAGGTTTGTTAGTAGCAG CCCTGGGAAATCAGTTCAGATCAGCTTGATCTTGTTAGGGCTAGTTTTGGTTGGTCGAGCTGCTTTTGTATTTCCACTCTCATTTCTATCCAACCTAACAAAGAAATCTCCAGACGATAGGATCGTTCTCAAACAGCAA GTCTCATGA
- the LOC121989216 gene encoding cocosin 1-like has translation MANSIALLFLSLALCFLLPSTSLAQFSFGQQGFGQPLLSQRRLGYRSQCQLERLAALEPTRRVPSEAGFTEYFDQLNEQLQCAGVVAYRRTIQPRGLVLPYYSNAPKLVYIVQGRGISGTVIPGCPESFQSLRQGFEQQWEEESESQSQRFRDEHQKVQFFREGDVLAYPAGVANWVYNNGEIPIIAIAVADTSSNANQLDRQHRQFLLAGRERQSQEQITQIEERFQQQKGNNLLSGFELELLAEALGVDKEVVRKIQNLNDNRGDIVRVEKGLQMLEPQRRAEQEAQEQEREEREETQERRGSSCERNGLEETYCTLKNRQNIANPTLADYYNPRAGRLTSLNVQKLPILRFIQLSAERGVLRRNAIQPPHWNINAHSIMYVVRGSGRLQVVGHRGRTVFDGELRQGQLLVIPQQHIVIKKAQSEQFEWISFKTNENAFVSHIVGKTSVLRGIPVEVLMNSYRVSREEARRLKFNRGNEIAIFSPRLEKEDRAAA, from the exons ATGGCTAACTCCATAGCTCTCTTGTTTCTCTCCCTCGCTCTTTGCTTTCTCCTCCCTAGCACCTCTCTCGCCCAATTCAGCTTTGGCCAGCAGGGCTTCGGCCAGCCGTTGTTGAGCCAACGTCGTCTTGGCTACCGGAGCCAATGCCAGCTCGAGCGCCTCGCCGCCCTCGAACCCACGCGTCGCGTGCCGTCGGAGGCTGGCTTCACCGAGTACTTTGACCAATTGAATGAGCAGTTGCAGTGTGCCGGCGTAGTCGCCTACCGTCGCACCATTCAGCCGAGAGGCCTCGTCTTGCCTTACTACTCCAATGCCCCTAAACTTGTCTACATAGTCCAAG GTAGGGGTATCTCTGGAACCGTGATTCCTGGTTGCCCAGAGTCATTCCAATCTCTACGACAAGGTTTTGAGCAACAATGGGAAGAGGAATCGGAAAGCCAGAGCCAGCGTTTCAGGGACGAGCACCAAAAGGTTCAATTCTTCCGCGAGGGCGATGTTCTCGCATATCCTGCCGGCGTCGCTAATTGGGTCTACAATAACGGTGAAATTCCTATTATAGCAATCGCTGTCGCCGACACAAGCAGCAATGCCAACCAACTCGATCGCCAACACAGA CAATTTCTATTGGCGGGCAGAGAGAGGCAATCCCAAGAGCAAATCACACAGATAGAAGAGAGATTCCAGCAACAGAAGGGGAATAACCTCCTGAGCGGCTTCGAACTCGAACTACTGGCTGAGGCTCTGGGAGTCGACAAGGAAGTCGTGAGGAAGATTCAAAATCTAAACGATAACAGAGGTGACATTGTTCGCGTGGAGAAGGGGCTACAGATGTTGGAGCCACAGAGACGTGCTGAGCAGGAAGCTCAAGAGCAagagagagaggaaagagaagagacacAGGAGAGGAGGGGATCATCATGCGAACGTAATGGATTGGAGGAAACCTACTGCACCCTCAAGAACAGACAGAACATAGCCAATCCCACTCTTGCCGACTACTACAATCCCCGCGCTGGAAGACTGACTAGCCTCAACGTCCAAAAGCTTCCCATCCTTCGGTTCATCCAACTCAGTGCCGAAAGAGGAGTCCTTCGACGG AATGCAATTCAACCACCTCACTGGAATATCAATGCTCACAGTATCATGTATGTGGTAAGGGGAAGTGGTCGCTTGCAGGTGGTTGGCCACCGAGGTCGAACCGTGTTCGACGGTGAGCTCCGTCAAGGACAACTGTTGGTGATCCCACAACAGCACatagtgatcaagaaggcacaGAGCGAGCAATTCGAGTGGATCTCATTTAAGACCAACGAGAATGCGTTTGTGAGCCATATTGTGGGTAAAACATCTGTTCTTCGAGGTATTCCAGTGGAGGTGCTGATGAACTCCTACCGCGTCTCGAGGGAGGAGGCTCGGAGACTCAAGTTCAACAGAGGAAACGAGATCGCAATCTTTAGCCCCCGACTGGAGAAGGAAGATCGAGCTGCTGCGTAA